Below is a window of Ammoniphilus sp. CFH 90114 DNA.
GTGGTCTATGTCTGGAAGGAGATTCACCATCCAGGGGATGGGGTACAATACGTTTTAACTCTTCTTAATCTGTCTACTATACCATCAACGGGCCTTGCTATCGATGAGAGTTTTAACTCTGGGGATAATCGGCTTATAATGCATTCCGAGTCTATGCAACGCGTAATCAAGATCATTCAGGCTGTTTCTCAAGTCGATTCTACGGTGTTGCTTTTAGGAGAGTCAGGAGTAGGGAAAAGCGCCATTGCCAATATGATACATCGCATTAGTAACCGGGCGAGTAAGCCATTTGTTGCCGTGAATTGCGGAGCCTTGCCAGAAAATCTGATTGAAGCAGAGTTGTTCGGCTATGAGCATGGGTCCTTTACTGGTGGAAAAAAGGGTGGTGCTACAGGATTGTTTGAGGTTGCTCATGAGGGAACGATCTTTCTCGATGGAATTGCGGAGCTTCCTTATCGCCTTCAAGCAAAGCTGCTCAACGTGCTCCAGGAAAATACGATTAGAAAAGTGGGAAGCACGGAGAATAAGAAAATAAACGTACGTATCATAGCCGCTACGAATAAGGATTTATCCCAGTTGGTGAAAGAAAAGGCTTTTCGGGAAGATTTATTTTATCGTTTGAACGTCGTACCTCTAACAATTCCGGCCTTGCGTGAGAGGAAAGAGGATATTCCGCACCTAATTAATTACTTTATGTCCAAATACAATAAAAAATATGGACTGTTCATGCAACTGCATCCGAAGGTGAAAGATGAGTTTTTGCATTATCATTGGCCAGGTAATATAAGAGAGTTAGAGAATAAGATTGAGAGAATGGTTGTGACTAATAGTCAAGAAGGCTTAGGTAAAGGAGATTTTCCCCAGTCTAACGATGAACTTCAGTTTCCTCCGCTGAAACAAGCAAAGAAACAGCTAGAAAAAGAGTTGATTCAGAAGGCTTACCGACTCTATGGGAATACATACAAAGTGGCAGAAATCCTTGAAGTGGACCAATCTACGATTGTAAAAAAACTGAAAGAATATAGAAAGGAATAGGACATGGCAACTTGGAACTTGGGCTTAGCCCAATTGCGGAGCAATTTATTTGAGAAGGAAGCCAATATTCGCCGTGTGCTTGAGACAATGGCCATGGCTAGCGCCAATCAGGCGAACTATGTTTTATTTCCTGAATTATATACAACCGGATACTTCCTAGGGGATCGTGTTTATGATTTAGCTGAAACCGTGGAGGAAGATACGATCACAAGGGTCAGGGAACAGGCCAGGCGTCTAAATACAGGAGCAATCGTTGGTTTCCCGGAACGAGTTGGGGAGAAGATCTATAATTCTGCTGCATTTATCGGACGACAAGGAGAAATCTTAGGAACGTATAGAAAAAGTCATCTGTTCGATCATGAAAAGGAGTACTTTTCCGCCGGAGAAAAAATACCGGTATTTGACACTCCGGAAGGAAAATTCGGGATCATGATTACCTATGATATGGAATTCCCAGAGATGGCACGGGTTCTTGCGATCAAAGGAGCCCAGATCATCTTGATCCTCAGCTCGAATATGATTCCGTATCAGCCTTATCAGCATATCTACCTCCGTGCACGCGCGATTGAAAATCATGTCTTTGTCGCTACAGCCAATAAAGTGGGATTGGAGAATGACACACTCTTCTTTGGGGAAAGTGAAATTATCCACCCCACGGGAACTTCTTTGTATAAATCATTAAATAATGAAGATTTGGCTGTAGTACCGATTACGCTTAACGAAACGACTTCCTCTAAGGGAGTGCTGAATTATATGGAAAATAGACGGCCAGATCTATACAACCGAGAGGGGTTATAAAGGGATGGGCCTTCAAGATGTGAATACCGATTTTATCTTAATAGATGAGTCTTCAACCGTAAAGCAAGCCACGAGCTTGATGCTAAAGAAGCAAGCGCGAGTAATAATCATGATGAAAGATAAGAGGCCGATCGGTCTATGTGATAGCTATGATCTCCTTATGCAAAGCGAGACTCCTTCAAAACTAGTAGATTACCGGACCGATTTTAGAGTTGTCGATCAATCCCGTGTCCTATCCCATGGAGATCTTCAAGCTCCATACTTAATCGTGAAGAACGAAGCGGGAGAGATCGTGGGGTGGCTTGATGCGGGATCGGCTGAGCTTCAGTATATTAAGCAAACCTTCTCCCAAGAATTAAGAGACTTGGCAACTGACTTAGAGGCAATTGTTGATTCTATTTATGATGAAGTATTGGTGGTCGATGGCCAAGGGACGGTGCTTCGGGTTTCAAATCGAAGTCATCTAAATCTATGGGGAGTCAACCTATCTTCTGTCGTGGGCAAGAACATGCTGGACCTTGAGGAAAAAGGCTGGTTCAAACCATCCGTTACTCGCCGAGTGTTAACTGAAAAAAAGAAGATTTCCATTGTACAGCAAAACCGCTTTGGTCGGAAGATTCTAGCTGTTGGGAATCCCATTTTTAATCGGAAGAAAGAAATCGAGCGGATCGTGATTGCGTCTAGGGACATTACGGAGGTAACCAATCTTAAGGAAGAGCTCGAAGAAGCAAGATCGCTGAATGAGAAGTACCGTCAGGAAATGAACATCTTACGCAAGGTGCAGCATGAGAATGAGAAGCCGATTATCTATAAGTCGGAACGAATGGAAGAACTTCTATTTGAGATGGAAAAGGTGGCTCGCGTGTCTTCCACGGTTACCATTTACGGGGAATCCGGTGTAGGAAAAGAGCTGATTGCTCATGCAATTCATCATCTCAGTCCTCGTAAAGAGAAGCCTTTCATAAAGATCAATTGCGGATCCATACCGGAAAATCTGCTCGAAAGCGAATTGTTTGGTTATGAGAAAGGAGCTTTTACCGGAGCCCTTCATCAGGGGAAAAAGGGACTGTTCGAAATAGCGGATGAGGGAACGCTGTTCCTAGATGAGGTAGGAGAGCTACCGCTAAATTTGCAAGTGAAATTGCTTCGAGCAATCCAAGAGCGAGAAGTGATGAAAATAGGGGGGACGCATCCTGTTCGTGTGGACGTCCGTATTATTACGGCGACAAACCGAGATCTAGAAGATATGGTTGCTAAAGGAACCTTTCGAGAAGACCTGTATTATCGTCTCCACGTCATTCCTTTATTCGTCCCAGCGTTACGGGAACGGATTGAAGATATTGAACCGCTAGTGCACCACTTTTTAGATTACTTCAATGAAAAGTTTGCGACGAAAATGCACTTCTCGGAAGATGCACTCGAACTTCTGAAAGCCTATCATTGGCCGGGTAACGTGAGGCAGCTGCAAAATGTACTGGAGAGAGTCATGGTGGTTTCGTCCAGTCATTTGATCATGGCAAACGATTTAAGTCGGATTCTAGGAGGAAGTCATGTTCCTGATGGAAGTGGAGCAGGTAGCGCTCGTCGTAAACCGCCTGTTCAAGTAAATGCTATTATTCCGATGGAAAAAGCCGTGGAATTGACAGAGTATCAATTGATCAAAATGGCCCTCGCTGAATACAAGACGTTAACCAGAGCAGCAAAAGCTCTAGAAATAAGTCAACCAACCATGAGTCGGCATTTTAACAGGTTGAGTGAAAAAATGAATTTTGAGTAATGAGGTGCGATTTTCTAGCCATAAGATGCAAACTGTAGACGGGAGAGAGTGCCCTTAGGAGTCGGTTTAACGGATCTTTCATCATTATTCAAAACTGAATAATATATATTCATTTTTGAATAACCTTACTAATAATCTCTCTACTTAAATGGCAATAATCCCGTAAATTCTACCTTTAAAGTGTTGGCATGACTTTTGCTTAATGAAAAGTAACAGATCCATTAGGGATCACTTAACTTAGAGGGGGAAGAAACCATGGAAAAGACAACACAAAAATATATCGAACTAAAAACAGCTATCCCGGGGCCGAAGGCATCCGATTTATTAGAAAGAAGAAAGAACAATGTAGCGCAAGGGGTGTCCAATACGGTTCCTTCCTTTGCTGCTAAAGGAGAAGGAGCTTTATTAACGGATGTTGATGGGAATACGTTCATCGACTTAGCTGGAGCGATTGGAACACTGAATGTAGGGCATTGTCCTCCGAAGGTGGTTGAAGCTCTTAAAGAACAAGTGGAAAAGTATATTCACCCAGGATTCAATGTGATGATGTATGAGCCGTATATTGAATTAGCAGAGAAGTTGAATGCCATGACACCAGGATCCCACGCTAAGAAAACGATATTCCTTAACAGTGGGGCTGAGGCAGTAGAAAATGCGATTAAATTAGCTCGTAAATTTACAGGGAAAAAAGCGATTATTTCTTTTGACCGTGGATTTCATGGGCGTACGCTCTTAGCGATGTCTTTAACCAGTAAAGTAAAACCTTACAAGTTTGGATTTGGCCCTTTTGCTCCGGATACGTACAAGATGCGTTACCCTTACTACTATCGTGCCCCGCTTGGAGTCAGCCAAGAAGAGCTAGATCAAATGGTGCTTGATCAGTTAGAAGAATTCTTCTTGTCCGAAGTACCTGCGGAAGAGATCGCGGCTATCATTATGGAGCCTGTGCAAGGGGAAGGCGGATTTATCGTACCATCCAAGACCTTTGTTCAAGGCGTGAAAAAGGTATGCGAAAAGTATGGCATCTTGTTTATTGCCGATGAAATTCAAACAGGGTTTGGACGTACGGGCAAAATGTTTGCGATGGAACACTTCGATATTGTACCTGATATCATGACCATGTCCAAGTCCATCGGTGCAGGGCTTCCGATTAGTGCCGTCACAGGAAGATCAGAAATCATGGATTCAGCAGCTCCGGGAGAAATCGGAGGAACATACGGCGGAAGTCCGTTAGGATGTGTGGCTGCGCTTGAAGTCATTAAGATGATGGAAGAAGAGAAGCTCGTTGATCGATCCGTAGTCATTGGCCAAACGATTATCTCCCGTTTTGAACGATTGCAGCAACAGTACGCTGTGATTGGAAATGTTCGTGGATTAGGTGCGATGTGTGCAATCGAACTGGTGAAAGATCCTGTTAGCAAAGAACCAAATAAGGAATTGACAGCTAAAATCGTAGCGGCGTGCTATCAACGAGGAGTCATCGTACTAAGTGCGGGTCTGTACGGTAACGTATTAAGATTCCTATCTCCGTTAGTTATCTCCGATGAGCAGTTGGCTGAAGCATTAGACGTCATTGAAGATATTTTCAAAGAGCTTGCTTAAATTAAGGGGGGATAACTAAGTGAGAAAACAGCTTTATATTCATGGAGAATGGCTAGAAGCGAAAGAATATCGTCCTCTATACAGTCCGTATAACGGGGAGCAAATTGCCGAAATTCCTTACGCCGATGCCGCTGAAGTCGAAATGGCGATTGCTTCCGCTGAGAATGCGCGCCCCATCATGGCCAAGATGCCTGCCCATCAGCGGGCAGATATACTAGAAAGGCTCGCTCAGCTGCTTGAAAAGAAGGCAGATGAAGCAGCTCGCATCATCGCGTTAGAAGCTGCGAAGCCCTTAAGCACCGCGAAGGGGGAAGTAGCAAGAACAATTATGACGTATAAATTTGCCTCTCAAGAAGCTAGACGCATCCATGGGGAAACCATCCCCATGGATGCAGCCCCTGGGGGGGAAGACAGAATCGCGTTTACGATTCGCCAACCCTTAGGTGTGGTCGCTGCGATTACTCCGTTTAACTTTCCTATGAACCTAGTAGCTCATAAAGTAGGTCCTGCCATCGCCGCAGGGAATACGATCGTTCTCAAACCGGCTACTCAAACCCCGCTGAGCTCTCTATTTTTGGCCGAGCTCTTACACGAGGCAGGATTGCCGGCCGGTGCCTTTAACGTAGTAACCGGAAGCGGCAGTACGGTTGGAGAGCAGTTGATTGCTGATGATCGGGTGAAAGTCATTACTTTTACAGGAAGTCCTGCCGTTGGAATAGGTATTCGAAACAAAGCCGGATTAAAAAGAGTCACCTTAGAGCTAGGCTCAAATGCTGCGCTGATCGTAGATGAGGGTACAGATGTGGACACCATACTAAGTCGTGCCATTATGGGAGCTTTTGCCTTTGCAGGTCAGGTATGTATTTCTTTACAGCGAGTTTATGTCCATGAAAAGATGTATGATGAATTTGTTGAAAAGTTCGTAGAGAAAACAAAGAATCTAACTTTAGGCGATCCAATGGACCCAGCAACAGAAGTATCCGCACTTATTAGCCCTAAGGACGTGGAGCGCTCTTTGGACTGGATTGAGGAAGCAAAGCAAAAAGGGGCAATCGTTGCCGCAGGTGGCCAAAGGAATGGAAACATTTTGGAACCTACTGTCCTACTTAACGTTGATCCACAAGCGAAGGTCTCTTGCCAAGAAGTATTTGCTCCTATCGTGTTAATAAATAAAGTAGCATCTGTTGACGAAGCCATTCGTTATGTTAACGATTCACGTTATGGATTGCAAGCAGGGATCTATACAAACAATGTCTTTACTGCATTGCGAGCTGCTGAAAGTTTAGAGGTAGGCGGTGTGATGGTCAATGATATCCCAACGTTCCGTGTGGATCATATGCCATATGGAGGAGTAAAGGAAAGTGGGGTAGGCCGTGAAGGATTAAAGTACGCGGTTGAGGAAATGACTGAAATGAAGCTCGTTTGTTTGAAAAAGTAAGGAAAAGAAGGATCTACCGTTCCAGACGAGTAGATCCTTCTTTGTATTAAGCAATTGCTTGTTTTTGTTGCTCTTGATTACGGTACTTCTTAATATCAGCTCGAAGCATAATGGAGATGAAGAAAGCTAATGTAATCATTCCTAGGAAAACATAAAAGACGGGAATGTAGCTGCCTGTTGCGCCTTGAATTTTACTTACTAGCAGCGGACCGATAATTCCCCCAAGAGACCAGGTGGTTAAAAGATATCCATGGATCGCCCCAAGTTGCTTTGTTCCGAATAAATCTCCAATAAAAGCAGGAAGGTTAGAGAATCCACCACCATAGCAACTGACGACAAGGAAGATGAGCAGCTGGAATAAAAGAACATTGGTCGTAAGAGGAAGAGTTGCAAACGCTATGATTTGAATGATGAAGAAAATTAAGAAAATATTGTGCCTACCAATATAATCGGAAGCTGCAGCCCAGCCCAATCTTCCTCCACCGTTAAAGATACCCATAATTCCGACCATCGTCGCAGCTGCTGCGGCGGACAATCCTACTACATCTTGAGCCATAGGTGAAGCTACGGAAATCATCATAATTCCTGCACTTGTGTTGATAAGCATCATAGACCACAGCATCCAGAAATGTTTGGTTTTTACCGCTTCTTTAGAAGTTAATTGTCTTAAATCTTTAATGATCACTTTTTGCCCAGATGCGATTGCCTTCTTCATGCCATCTGGCATCCAACCATCTTTAGGAGGGGCGATATAAGAAGCACCAAGCACCATGAGGGTGATATAACATGCGCCTAGGATATAGAACGTACTAGGAATTCCGACTGATACAATGAGAGTTGCAGCTACGGGAGCCGTAGCAAGAGCGCCAGATCCAAACCCAAGTACCGCCATCCCGGTAGCTAATCCTCTTCGATCAGGGAACCATTTAACCAGAGTAGATACAGGAGAAATGTAACCGATTCCAAGACCTAAGCCACTTAACAAACCATAAGTAAGCAAGAAGAGCTTAGAAGAGTCGATCGATACTGCAAAGCCGGAACCTACCTGTCCTAACCCGAACAATACTGCTGCAAGTAAGGCTGATTTTCTTGGTCCTTGTCTTTCCACAAACTTACCGAAAATAGCTGCAGACATTCCTGCAAGCGCCATCATTATGGTGAAAGATAAAGTAACATCTGTTTCGGACCACCCTGCCGTTTCAACTAATGGCTTTTTGTAGACGCTGTAAGCATAGGCAGCACCGATGGAAATATGGATCGCAATAGCGGATAAAGCAATGAGCCATCTGTTTTTCGTTACCTTCATGGTTTTCCTCCTTTAATAGAGTAATTATCTAGAATTTAGGTTAGCATAATTATAATAAATTTTAGAATGTTACGCATAAATCGGTTGTGAATGGCGATAATTTCAGTGTGAAAAGTAGTATTAAGGGGCTAAGTTGCATAGGCAGGGAGAGTTTTCAACCTTTCATTAGATAACTACCGTTACGTATCACATGAAAAAACCATCCGCAAAAGGATGGTTTTCTCGCATTCATTATATTAAAAGAACCTAATCTTTCTAGCATCTTGGTGATATTCTGTGTAGTGTAACATTTGATCAATCTCTCGTAACTTTCTTTCTGCTTGCTTTTCTGCGAATTTACCATAAAGATACTTAAACATGTGTCGTGCCATCTCCAATGTTTTTAATTTATCTACGTTGTACATCGTATACCAAATTAGGTGGTGCGTCAATATTTATTTCAGTAAACGTATTGCGAAATCCGTCGAAATATGGTATCGGTTACAAAACTGATTAATTACGGTAGTTGTTTTATTAAGAAAATATCTTGTGTAATATTATAAAGAAGGAAAATTTAGAAAAGTGTAGTATATTATATAGTAGCTGTTGTAATCTCAAAAGGAGGTCGGGAATGATGAAAACCGTTTATTTGATGTTTTGCCAGGACTGTGGATTGCCTAAGCCGTTATCTCCCCACGTACTCATCCAATATATTCACCAAGAAGCGGTTAAAAAAATTTATTGTGATAACTGCAAAAGCGAAAATGTCATTCCCGAATATCTACGGAAGATTGCTATCGATTTGGTCAAAGAGGGATAAAAATGAATGAAAAAACTCAAGTTTGTTCACATCACCCTATTCTTGGAATAGGGTTTTATTTTTCATTTAGTAAAAGGCTTTCACAGCCTTTGGATGGATGGACAGGAATCTATGAAACCTTTCGGATGAAAATAAAGGTAAAGGTACTGTAACTAATGGAGGTCGCTCATCGTCTATAGAAGAGGGAGGAGAGTGGATATCAATGCCTATCGTACTGTTGTTACTAATTCTTTTGATTGGGTGCCAACCTGTGGAGCAAACTGAGAAAGAACCCGAGCCAGCGATCAACACGGAGATTACCCCAACTTTATCGGTAGCCTCATTGTCAGATGAAACAAAACGGATAATTGGTGGATTAGGACTTGACCAAGTGCAAGTTTTTGATTTAGAAAATAATACGATTGAACCTCTTATGGTTCATTTGTCGGTGGAATGGTTTGAAAACGGGGTAAAGCAAGAAGATTTGCTACATATGGGAATGGGGAAGTCAAATGCGATGCAAGAGCAAAGAAAAAAGAGCCAGGTTCTTTTTTCATATGATTTTAAAGAGGTAGAGGGTTCAAAGGAAAGAAGCATGCATATTTCTGCATCGATTATGGATAAAGGGGGAAGTTCGAGTACCGAACGAGAGGTGGCTCTTCCCGTTCTCTCTGGAGGACGATTAACTAGCCCTTTAAACGAAAAAGTAGATCTAATGATGAACCGGCCGGTAACTGTCCTTACAATATTAGAAGATGATGACGGTAATGGAATCAGTTATAACGGAAGACTTTTTGCGCAGTATGACGAAACGGGTGAAGTCCCTGAAGAGATGCTTGAATATGATCGCGTCATCTTGTTTCGAGTGAAGCTATTGGAGGAGAAGTAAGAGGTCTTCCATTTTACGCAATTGACTAGTATACTCGCCCTTACATTTCACAGGATTCTTCATATGATAGAGTATCTTCTGAAATGAAAGGAGGTCTATCTCATGAGTGCTGTAGGTGTTGGATACGGCGGTGGTATCGCCTTCATTTTGGTGCTTTACGTTTTACTTGTCATTGTTAGTCGTACAGGATGGGGATATTAATAGTAAAGGTGAAAAGGAACGGTTGAAACATACCGTTTCTTTTTTCATTTTGCTGGCTTGAATTCCATTTGATTCCTTAATAATGTATACTGGATATTATTTACACTTGTCATTATGGATGGTGATTTGAAGTGACCTACCTTTTATTAATACTCGGTTTTGCCTTGCTCATCAAAGGTGCAGACTACTTCGTGGAAGGGGCTTCTAAGATTGCTCAAGGTCTCCAGGTTTCCCCTTTGCTGATTGGTTTGACGATTGTAGCGTTTGGTACCAGTTCACCAGAGGCCACAGTGAGTATTGTTGCGGCCTTTGAAAATAATGCGGGGGTTGCCATAGGTAATGTCGTGGGAAGTAATATTTTTAATATTACATTTGTAGTGGGATTGACAGCGCTTTTGAATCCACTTAGTGTCGAAGATGAAACGATTCGAAAGGAAATTCCTTTTACTCTCTTAGCCAGTGCGGTTCTACTTGTCTTGATTAATGATGTTCTACTTCAAGGGATGAGTGAAAATCTTATTACGAGAAGTGATGGACTTATTTTCTTGCTTTTCTTCGCGATTTTTCTCTACTATATTTTTGAAGTGGCTAGACATAATCGAGAAAAAGGGAAGCGCGCAAGCGCATTGCCAATGGAGATTTCATGGGGTAAGAATATTGTGTTTACTCTTGGTGGCTTAGCAGCCATAATCTTTGGCGGAGACTTGGTTGTAAGTAGTGCAACTGAACTAGCTATTTCATTTGGGATGAGTGAAACATTAGTAGGTCTGACCATTGTAGCGGTCGGTACATCTTTACCTGAGTTAATTACCTCGATTACCGCAGCGATAAAAAAGCAAAGTGAAATCGCCCTTGGTAACATCGTCGGAAGTAATATTTTTAATATCCTTTTTGTTCTCGGTGCAGCGTCAGTGATATCTCCACTTGCTGTAGACAGTAAAATTTATGTAGATGTGATCCTAATGATTGTGCTCACAAGTGTTTTACTTATATTTTCCCGCACCTATTATAAGGTTGGGAAATATGAAGGAATGATATTAGCAGTTGCCTATGTCATTTATATGGCTTACATATTGATGAGGAACTAATGTAATCAATAAGGTGATGAAACGATGCAACTTTAATCCTCTCAATTACGTCAATATTCTAAGAGGGGGGATTTCTGTGAGATATAAATATAGTGTGTTGGCTTTCCTTATTACTGTTTTAGCCCTTACTGGTTGTGGAACAACGGAAGAATCTTTGGAATTAAAAATGACAAATATGAATACATCTGTAGGGTTGTTTGAACACGATCCAAATTATCAAAAATATACATACGAGGTTAGAGTTGAAAATGTTTCTTCGGTTCCTGTAGAAGTTGACTATGCTGAACTTGTCATTCTCAATGATGTGAAAGTTAGGATGAAAGAATCTAACTTGAGACTCACGGTTGATGGCATGATGGAGAAGGATGATTTTATTACGTTGAAGGGAGCCTTCTTATTTAAGGCTGATGATTTGACTAAAGAGGAAATTACTTCTCTTAAGATCATTGAGGGTGTGATGATGTACAAAAAGAATGGGGAAACTTATTTTGTGAAAACCAATTTCTAGACCATAAGCCCTTAAAACAAAGGGAAGCTCTAATCGAATGAGCTTCCTTTTTCTTATTCAAAGTATTATACCGGTAATGGGTCTATCACTCCAATGTCTTCGTACAATCTTAACAATGCTTTATCTTTCAGCTTGGCCTCAATCATTAAATCAATATCCCGTCCGTTAAGAAGAACCATAAGACGATCATAATCATCTTTGAAAATGTATTCATGATGGTTCGGATCCAAAGGATGTGTGCGACCGCTGCTGATGTGCATTTTCGGCTTTCCTAACCCATTCCATGAATGAAATACTTCATCTAGCATGGGTGGCAGGGGTTCATCATTATGATGACAGTTATGGTGATGAATATCGAAGCAGACAGCAAGTTTCTCCCCGTGTTCCGCTTTGAGGGTTTGGGAAATGTCCAATACGTCTCTTAAATGATAAGTGTTGTGATCGTTTTCTAAACGAAGCTTATCCCGTATTCCTTTCTCTAGCCGGAGATAATTGGCAATCCATCTGTTTTTAGCTGACTCGATGTTGCCATAAGCTCCACCGCCGTGAATAATGAGATCAGTGCCACCCACTAAATCTAACACTCGATTATGATAAATTAAGTCCTCGATAGATTTATCGACTATAGCCGGATTCTCCGCAGATAAAACAGTGTATTGAGCGGGATGCATGGAAAGTCGCAGGTCGTAGGTCTGTTGGAGTTGTCGAATTTGCTCTGTCCATTTTGTAACATCGGGATCTTCCCACCAGCGATAGTCCATCCCTGGAAAGCTTGCGAGCGGAACAATATTCGTACTCATTCGATGAAAGAAAATGCGGTGCATTATATTCCACTGCAAAATATGTAAG
It encodes the following:
- a CDS encoding sigma-54-dependent Fis family transcriptional regulator — protein: MNSHKSGLQGCLSLLLDKYLYIRYLAGNNQTQDPVGIFRPGRSIYDVDWNACFVTPPEKEKKHQLLMTHQGEMVVYVWKEIHHPGDGVQYVLTLLNLSTIPSTGLAIDESFNSGDNRLIMHSESMQRVIKIIQAVSQVDSTVLLLGESGVGKSAIANMIHRISNRASKPFVAVNCGALPENLIEAELFGYEHGSFTGGKKGGATGLFEVAHEGTIFLDGIAELPYRLQAKLLNVLQENTIRKVGSTENKKINVRIIAATNKDLSQLVKEKAFREDLFYRLNVVPLTIPALRERKEDIPHLINYFMSKYNKKYGLFMQLHPKVKDEFLHYHWPGNIRELENKIERMVVTNSQEGLGKGDFPQSNDELQFPPLKQAKKQLEKELIQKAYRLYGNTYKVAEILEVDQSTIVKKLKEYRKE
- a CDS encoding carbon-nitrogen hydrolase family protein, whose product is MATWNLGLAQLRSNLFEKEANIRRVLETMAMASANQANYVLFPELYTTGYFLGDRVYDLAETVEEDTITRVREQARRLNTGAIVGFPERVGEKIYNSAAFIGRQGEILGTYRKSHLFDHEKEYFSAGEKIPVFDTPEGKFGIMITYDMEFPEMARVLAIKGAQIILILSSNMIPYQPYQHIYLRARAIENHVFVATANKVGLENDTLFFGESEIIHPTGTSLYKSLNNEDLAVVPITLNETTSSKGVLNYMENRRPDLYNREGL
- a CDS encoding sigma-54-dependent Fis family transcriptional regulator, encoding MGLQDVNTDFILIDESSTVKQATSLMLKKQARVIIMMKDKRPIGLCDSYDLLMQSETPSKLVDYRTDFRVVDQSRVLSHGDLQAPYLIVKNEAGEIVGWLDAGSAELQYIKQTFSQELRDLATDLEAIVDSIYDEVLVVDGQGTVLRVSNRSHLNLWGVNLSSVVGKNMLDLEEKGWFKPSVTRRVLTEKKKISIVQQNRFGRKILAVGNPIFNRKKEIERIVIASRDITEVTNLKEELEEARSLNEKYRQEMNILRKVQHENEKPIIYKSERMEELLFEMEKVARVSSTVTIYGESGVGKELIAHAIHHLSPRKEKPFIKINCGSIPENLLESELFGYEKGAFTGALHQGKKGLFEIADEGTLFLDEVGELPLNLQVKLLRAIQEREVMKIGGTHPVRVDVRIITATNRDLEDMVAKGTFREDLYYRLHVIPLFVPALRERIEDIEPLVHHFLDYFNEKFATKMHFSEDALELLKAYHWPGNVRQLQNVLERVMVVSSSHLIMANDLSRILGGSHVPDGSGAGSARRKPPVQVNAIIPMEKAVELTEYQLIKMALAEYKTLTRAAKALEISQPTMSRHFNRLSEKMNFE
- the gabT gene encoding 4-aminobutyrate--2-oxoglutarate transaminase, whose translation is MEKTTQKYIELKTAIPGPKASDLLERRKNNVAQGVSNTVPSFAAKGEGALLTDVDGNTFIDLAGAIGTLNVGHCPPKVVEALKEQVEKYIHPGFNVMMYEPYIELAEKLNAMTPGSHAKKTIFLNSGAEAVENAIKLARKFTGKKAIISFDRGFHGRTLLAMSLTSKVKPYKFGFGPFAPDTYKMRYPYYYRAPLGVSQEELDQMVLDQLEEFFLSEVPAEEIAAIIMEPVQGEGGFIVPSKTFVQGVKKVCEKYGILFIADEIQTGFGRTGKMFAMEHFDIVPDIMTMSKSIGAGLPISAVTGRSEIMDSAAPGEIGGTYGGSPLGCVAALEVIKMMEEEKLVDRSVVIGQTIISRFERLQQQYAVIGNVRGLGAMCAIELVKDPVSKEPNKELTAKIVAACYQRGVIVLSAGLYGNVLRFLSPLVISDEQLAEALDVIEDIFKELA
- a CDS encoding aldehyde dehydrogenase family protein is translated as MRKQLYIHGEWLEAKEYRPLYSPYNGEQIAEIPYADAAEVEMAIASAENARPIMAKMPAHQRADILERLAQLLEKKADEAARIIALEAAKPLSTAKGEVARTIMTYKFASQEARRIHGETIPMDAAPGGEDRIAFTIRQPLGVVAAITPFNFPMNLVAHKVGPAIAAGNTIVLKPATQTPLSSLFLAELLHEAGLPAGAFNVVTGSGSTVGEQLIADDRVKVITFTGSPAVGIGIRNKAGLKRVTLELGSNAALIVDEGTDVDTILSRAIMGAFAFAGQVCISLQRVYVHEKMYDEFVEKFVEKTKNLTLGDPMDPATEVSALISPKDVERSLDWIEEAKQKGAIVAAGGQRNGNILEPTVLLNVDPQAKVSCQEVFAPIVLINKVASVDEAIRYVNDSRYGLQAGIYTNNVFTALRAAESLEVGGVMVNDIPTFRVDHMPYGGVKESGVGREGLKYAVEEMTEMKLVCLKK
- a CDS encoding OFA family MFS transporter, with amino-acid sequence MKVTKNRWLIALSAIAIHISIGAAYAYSVYKKPLVETAGWSETDVTLSFTIMMALAGMSAAIFGKFVERQGPRKSALLAAVLFGLGQVGSGFAVSIDSSKLFLLTYGLLSGLGLGIGYISPVSTLVKWFPDRRGLATGMAVLGFGSGALATAPVAATLIVSVGIPSTFYILGACYITLMVLGASYIAPPKDGWMPDGMKKAIASGQKVIIKDLRQLTSKEAVKTKHFWMLWSMMLINTSAGIMMISVASPMAQDVVGLSAAAAATMVGIMGIFNGGGRLGWAAASDYIGRHNIFLIFFIIQIIAFATLPLTTNVLLFQLLIFLVVSCYGGGFSNLPAFIGDLFGTKQLGAIHGYLLTTWSLGGIIGPLLVSKIQGATGSYIPVFYVFLGMITLAFFISIMLRADIKKYRNQEQQKQAIA
- a CDS encoding sporulation protein YjcZ, which codes for MSAVGVGYGGGIAFILVLYVLLVIVSRTGWGY
- a CDS encoding calcium/sodium antiporter, giving the protein MTYLLLILGFALLIKGADYFVEGASKIAQGLQVSPLLIGLTIVAFGTSSPEATVSIVAAFENNAGVAIGNVVGSNIFNITFVVGLTALLNPLSVEDETIRKEIPFTLLASAVLLVLINDVLLQGMSENLITRSDGLIFLLFFAIFLYYIFEVARHNREKGKRASALPMEISWGKNIVFTLGGLAAIIFGGDLVVSSATELAISFGMSETLVGLTIVAVGTSLPELITSITAAIKKQSEIALGNIVGSNIFNILFVLGAASVISPLAVDSKIYVDVILMIVLTSVLLIFSRTYYKVGKYEGMILAVAYVIYMAYILMRN